Within Xanthomonas theicola, the genomic segment GCTCGCCAGCGTCAGCGCCGCCAGCACCGCGCAATGCAGCAGGCGCCGGTTTGCGGCCCGGCGGTGGAGCGGAGCGGACATGGCGGCGTACTGGCGCTGCAGCCGCTCGAGAATGCCGTGAAGCGTCTCGTTCATTGGGAAGTCCCTGGCGTAGGAATGAGGGCGGCCGCCACACGCCGGGCGCGACGAATCCGGGGCGTCCGGGAGTTTCGTCGACCGTGTGCAGGGGCGTGTGGCACGTTAGTCGCCAGCGCTGCCGCGTGTCACCAAACAACGATTGCATCCGCTCACGCCGGATGTGAGGATGCGGATATTTCCCATGATCCCGGCCCGCGACCGCGTCCGTCATGAAATCCGTGTCCGCGTTTCGTTGGCTGGCGACGAGCAGGAACGACGATCCGATCCATCGCCGGCACGCCTCCTTCCTGCAGGCGTTGCTGATCGCGATCGCGCTGTACGTGCTGGGCGACATTGCGTTTTTCCTGTACGTGGCGCGGCCGAACGAATTGCTAGCCAGGCCTGAACTGGCCTTCGCCCTGGGCGGCAACGCGCTCGCTGCGCTGGGCGCGCTGGCCGGCGTGCTGCTGATTCGGTGCGGCCGCAGTCCGGCCGCAACCAGGGCGTTCATCGCCGCGATCCTGGCCGGGACGCTGCTGACCTACGCCAGAGTGGACATCTACGGCCTGATGACCGATCCGATGCCGGCGATCGCCCTGGCCCTGGCCGGCATGGTGCTGGGACGGCGTCGCCTGTGGCAGGTGTTCCTGGCGCTTGCGGCGACCTGCGTCCTGGCCTCGATCGTCCAGGCGCTCTGGAACGTCGCGACCCGCCCGGGCTGGGGCAACGCCGGCCTGACCCTGGGCGCGGTCGGCGCCTATCTGCTGCTCACCCTGGTTCTGGATCGCACCATCGCCGCGCTGCGCGACAGCCTGGTGGAATCGGAGGCGCGCAGGCGCGAACTGGAGCAGGTGAACCTTCGCCTGGTGCGCGAGATGGCCGAGCGCGAGCGCGTCCAGGCGCAATTGCTGCACGCGCAGAGGATGGAGGCGCTGGGGCGGCTGGCCTCCGGCGTGGTGCACGATTTCGACAACATCATCAACGTCATCATCGGCTACGCCCAGCGCCGCGACTCGCTGAAGGACTACGGTGTGGCGCCACTGGTCAAGACGCTGGAAAACATCGAGACGGCTTCGCGCCGCGCGCTGGCGGTCAGCCGCAAGATCCTCAACTTCGGCCGCGCCGAGCCTGGTATTTCCAGCGTGTTCGACGCGCGCAAGGCGCTCGTCGAGGCCGAGCCGATGCTCGGGCAGCTGTTCGGGCACGAGATCAGGCTGGAAGGCATCGCGCCAGGCGTTCCGCTATGGGTGGAGATGGATCTCGACGACCTGGAGCTGGCGGTGCTCAACATCGCCGCCAACGCGCGCGATGCGATGGACGGCCGCGGCGTGTTCCGCATCCGCGGCGAATCGCGGGACGGCCACGTGGTGCTGGCGCTGTCCGATACCGGTCCGGGGATCCCCGGGCCGTTGCTGGCCCGCATCCTGGAGCCGTTCTACACGACCAAGCCGGTTGGCAAGGGCACCGGCCTGGGCCTGTCGGTGGTCAACGACATCGTCGCGGCGGCGGGCGGGCGCGTGGAGGCCGGCAACGGTGCAGACGGCGGCGCCGTCATCCGCCTGCACCTGCCCGCCGCCGCGACGTCGGATCATCCGGCAAACAGGTAGCCCATTCCGCGCGAGGACAGCAGCGGGAACGGTGCCTCCTCCGGCGCGCTGAGCCTGGCCGCCTTGCGCCGCAGCCGGTGGACCAGCATCTCCAGCCGGTGCAGGTCGAAATCGCAGGCGTCCGCGTCCAGCGCCGAGATCAGCGCCTCACGCCCGACCGCCTGGCCGCGGCGCGCGTCCAGGCAGCGCATCAGGCTGCGTTCGAGCGTGGTCAGCACGACGATGCGGCTGTCCGGCGCGACCAGGCACCAGCCGTCGGACTCCAGCCGCCAGCCCGGCTTGGCCGCCGTCGCGTCGGGAGCGTCGGGAGCGTCGGGGCGCAGCCGCCGCGCCAGGTTGCGCAGCGTCAGCGCCAGGATTTCCGCGTCGGCCGGCTTGCGCAGGAAAGCGTCGGCGCCACCGCTCAGCGCGCGAACGTGGTCGGACCGGCGCAGGTTGCCGGTGAGCACGACGATGCCCAGGCCGTTGAACAGCGTGCGCAGATGCGCGACCACGCTCAGGCCGCTCTCGTCGGGAAGGCCGAGGTCGAGCACGATCATGTCGAAGCGGCATTCCAGCATGAGTCGGTACAGCGCGCCCGCGCTGCCGGCGCCGCGCGCCTCGAATCCGAACTCGCGCAGCCCCGGAATCAGGATGTCTTCGCGCAGGGCGCTGTCGTCCTCCAGGACCGCGACGTGCAAGGGCACATTGTCGGAAGGCGATGCGACGACTGACACGGTGCGGGCTCCCAGGTCGATCCGATCGCTCGCCAGACCTGCGGCCGGGCGAGGAGACGCCGTTCTGTCGGTCCGGCACGCCCTCGGGCGCTCGTGCGCCCCCTGCGCCCCGGCCCCACCCGTTCCCGCTCAGCCGGGCGTGCCGCGCGCCTGCGCGCGTGCCTGGCGGATCAGCGCCTTGATCAGGTCGCGATCAGTATGCCTGGAAACCGGGACCGCGCCCAGCCGGATCGCTTCGTCGCGCAAGGCGGCGGGCACGTCGTAGTGCACGCCGCTGGGCTTGTTCTGGAAGGCGCGGCGGGGGATGCCCAGCCGCGCCGCCATCGCATGCAGTTCGTCGAGCGTATCGGCGAGCAAGTGGCCCCAGCGCTCACCGCGCCAGGGATGCACTGCATCGTCGATGTACACCGCCATCGCGCCGATCAGGCCTGCGCGGGCTTGTCGCTGGCGTCCGCGTCGGCCTTGCGCGTATCGCCGGCATTGTCGTCGTCGCTGGCAGCGGCGCCGGTGTCATCGTCCGTGGCGAATTGGGCGACCAGCGCGTCCAGGTACTCGCCCGCGGTCTTGCCTTCGTCGGCGGCCAGGTCGTCGATCATCTGCTGCAGCTGCGGCGAGTAGTCCAGGGTGATGGTGTTGCCTTCCTGCTCCTGTGTGTTGGCCAGGTGCTTGAGCATCGCCAGCAGCGGCACCGGGTCGTCGGCGTTGCCCATGGTCTGGCCGCCGACCGCCAGCAGCCATCCGTTGCCCTGCAGGCCGATCGCGGCCAGCACCCGGCCGCTCTCGTCCTGCAGCACGGCGTGGTTGGCGATGGGCTGCTCGCGGCCCAACCGGACGAAACCGCGCTTGGGTTGCTGCTTCTTGCGCTTGTCGCGCTTGGCTTTGGATTGCTTGGACACGTTCGTCTCGCTCGCGGAGTGGCCGCCATTGTAAGCGGGGCCGAGCGGGCATGGCCTTCGGCAGGCTTGCCTACATGTTGCAGGCAAAGCTCACCTGACGACAGGTGTAGTCATTGCGTCCGGCGCGGCGCGTGCGCCGAACCGTCGCCTGCCGCGCCGGGTGTCGCTGCACCGCCTATTCGCCATATCCACCAGGAGATCCTGCAGTCGCTCATCGCTTCCCGGCGCTGCGGTGCACATTGCTGTCGCTGGCCGTCGCCGTCGCCGCATTCGATGCCCGACCACGTCCATATGCTTCTGGAGATTCCGCCGAAGTACGCAGTGTCGCAGGTAGTGGGTTACATCAAGGGGCAAGAGCGCGATCCATTTTGCCCGGGTATACGGGGAGCGGAAGCAAAGCTTCGTGG encodes:
- a CDS encoding response regulator transcription factor; amino-acid sequence: MHVAVLEDDSALREDILIPGLREFGFEARGAGSAGALYRLMLECRFDMIVLDLGLPDESGLSVVAHLRTLFNGLGIVVLTGNLRRSDHVRALSGGADAFLRKPADAEILALTLRNLARRLRPDAPDAPDATAAKPGWRLESDGWCLVAPDSRIVVLTTLERSLMRCLDARRGQAVGREALISALDADACDFDLHRLEMLVHRLRRKAARLSAPEEAPFPLLSSRGMGYLFAG
- a CDS encoding sensor histidine kinase, which translates into the protein MKSVSAFRWLATSRNDDPIHRRHASFLQALLIAIALYVLGDIAFFLYVARPNELLARPELAFALGGNALAALGALAGVLLIRCGRSPAATRAFIAAILAGTLLTYARVDIYGLMTDPMPAIALALAGMVLGRRRLWQVFLALAATCVLASIVQALWNVATRPGWGNAGLTLGAVGAYLLLTLVLDRTIAALRDSLVESEARRRELEQVNLRLVREMAERERVQAQLLHAQRMEALGRLASGVVHDFDNIINVIIGYAQRRDSLKDYGVAPLVKTLENIETASRRALAVSRKILNFGRAEPGISSVFDARKALVEAEPMLGQLFGHEIRLEGIAPGVPLWVEMDLDDLELAVLNIAANARDAMDGRGVFRIRGESRDGHVVLALSDTGPGIPGPLLARILEPFYTTKPVGKGTGLGLSVVNDIVAAAGGRVEAGNGADGGAVIRLHLPAAATSDHPANR
- a CDS encoding DUF4031 domain-containing protein → MAVYIDDAVHPWRGERWGHLLADTLDELHAMAARLGIPRRAFQNKPSGVHYDVPAALRDEAIRLGAVPVSRHTDRDLIKALIRQARAQARGTPG